A part of Acidimicrobiales bacterium genomic DNA contains:
- a CDS encoding aminotransferase class V-fold PLP-dependent enzyme gives MLPPPPAASFASDNASGVHPDVLAALVAANHGSAVAYGDDPWTRRASARFAELFGREVAVLLCWGGTGANVVGLQCLLAPYEAVICPETAHINVDECGAPERFTGAKLIALPTPDGKLRPEQVTAQIHALGDEHHVQPKVVSITQSTELGTLYRPDEVAALAAEAHRHGMLVHLDGARLANAAAALGGDVRSFTTEAGVDALSFGGTKDGMMYGEAVVFLRPELGDAGRFVRKQAGQLPSKMRFVAAQFEALLTDDLWLRNGAHANAMAARLAGRLDVAGVPLSRRPEVNSVFAVLPPAAIPELQAWSFFYVWDQPASEVRFMTAFDTTEDDVDRFAAGVAAVVARHG, from the coding sequence GTGCTGCCGCCGCCCCCCGCCGCGTCGTTCGCCAGCGACAACGCCTCGGGGGTGCACCCGGACGTCCTCGCCGCCCTGGTGGCAGCCAACCACGGATCGGCCGTGGCCTACGGCGACGACCCGTGGACCCGGCGCGCGTCGGCCCGGTTCGCCGAGCTGTTCGGTCGAGAGGTGGCAGTGCTGCTCTGCTGGGGCGGCACCGGTGCCAACGTGGTCGGGCTGCAGTGCCTGCTCGCGCCCTACGAGGCGGTGATCTGCCCGGAGACGGCCCACATCAACGTGGACGAGTGCGGCGCCCCCGAGCGCTTCACGGGCGCCAAGCTCATCGCTCTCCCCACCCCCGACGGGAAGCTCCGTCCCGAGCAGGTGACCGCCCAGATCCACGCCCTCGGCGACGAGCACCACGTGCAGCCCAAGGTCGTGTCGATCACCCAGTCGACCGAGCTGGGCACCCTCTACCGGCCCGACGAGGTGGCCGCGCTGGCGGCCGAGGCCCATCGTCACGGGATGCTGGTGCACCTCGACGGAGCGCGCCTCGCCAACGCGGCCGCCGCCCTGGGGGGTGACGTCCGGTCGTTCACCACCGAGGCCGGGGTCGACGCCCTGAGCTTCGGCGGCACCAAGGACGGGATGATGTACGGCGAGGCGGTGGTGTTCCTCCGGCCCGAGCTCGGAGACGCCGGCCGGTTCGTGCGCAAGCAGGCTGGCCAGCTGCCGTCGAAGATGCGCTTCGTCGCCGCCCAGTTCGAGGCCCTGCTCACCGACGACCTGTGGCTCCGCAACGGGGCGCACGCCAACGCCATGGCCGCACGCCTCGCCGGCCGACTCGACGTCGCCGGCGTCCCCCTCAGCCGGCGCCCGGAGGTGAACAGCGTGTTCGCGGTCCTACCGCCGGCCGCGATCCCCGAGCTGCAGGCGTGGTCGTTCTTCTACGTGTGGGACCAGCCGGCGTCGGAGGTGCGGTTCATGACCGCCTTCGACACCACCGAGGACGACGTGGATCGCTTCGCCGCCGGCGTGGCCGCGGTGGTGGCCCGGCACGGCTGA
- a CDS encoding DUF459 domain-containing protein, which produces MSHEEHPEGGRRERRQSRRRHRRRIVLALVLVVVIAAAAAGLGVLSDQEAAAPAAAAAAPPVRASTPDGPVVEVPLGALGGADGDELPPARPLTPAAPLRLWVGGDSLAGALGMVLGPQTATTGVVAPTYDSHVSSGLADDDVVDWERRAAQQVARVDPEAVVFVIGTNDAVVVPDGAAAEAWLDDYADEVGGMMDLLSNGGVRPVLWVGAPTLRDQDLSAKAEQVNEVAAREAARHPGVTYVDAYEVFSAPEGGYADHLAGVDGDVVRVRNTDGVHFTEAGAELLAAVVFELLDGRWSISEQADPSRPQRVRVSPGGEGGLPSGSGSTGWSGSSGSSGSSGSSGSSEAGGRTTTTTTSEGDGTGSGGGTSTTAPDDGGSSTTAPDGSGDGSGSGSGSGDGSGDGSGDTGAAGPTTSISIPSDLLDPTTTTPLAAATSVPSAPAG; this is translated from the coding sequence ATGAGCCACGAGGAGCACCCCGAGGGCGGGCGCCGAGAGCGCCGGCAGAGCCGCCGCCGCCACCGGCGCCGGATCGTCCTCGCGCTCGTGCTGGTGGTGGTGATCGCCGCGGCCGCGGCCGGCCTGGGCGTGCTGTCCGACCAGGAGGCGGCCGCGCCGGCGGCGGCCGCGGCGGCGCCTCCGGTGCGGGCCTCGACGCCCGACGGCCCCGTGGTCGAGGTGCCGCTCGGCGCGCTGGGCGGCGCAGATGGCGACGAGCTGCCGCCCGCTCGGCCCCTCACGCCGGCCGCCCCGCTGCGGCTCTGGGTCGGCGGCGACTCGCTGGCCGGTGCCCTCGGCATGGTGCTCGGGCCGCAGACGGCGACCACCGGGGTGGTGGCGCCCACCTACGACTCGCACGTGTCGAGCGGCCTGGCCGACGACGACGTCGTCGACTGGGAGCGTCGAGCAGCCCAGCAGGTCGCCAGGGTCGATCCCGAAGCGGTCGTGTTCGTGATCGGCACGAACGACGCCGTGGTGGTGCCCGACGGCGCGGCCGCCGAGGCCTGGCTCGACGACTACGCCGACGAGGTCGGCGGGATGATGGACCTGCTCTCCAACGGCGGGGTCCGCCCGGTGCTGTGGGTCGGTGCCCCCACGCTGAGGGACCAGGACCTGTCGGCCAAGGCCGAGCAGGTGAACGAGGTGGCGGCCCGAGAGGCGGCTCGCCATCCCGGGGTGACCTACGTCGACGCCTACGAGGTGTTCAGCGCGCCCGAGGGCGGCTACGCCGATCACCTGGCCGGGGTCGACGGCGACGTGGTGCGGGTGCGCAACACCGACGGTGTCCACTTCACGGAGGCTGGCGCCGAGCTGCTCGCAGCCGTCGTCTTCGAGCTGCTCGACGGCCGGTGGTCGATCAGCGAGCAGGCCGACCCGAGCCGGCCTCAGCGGGTCCGGGTGTCCCCCGGCGGCGAGGGCGGCCTGCCGTCGGGCTCCGGGTCGACCGGCTGGTCCGGTTCGTCGGGCTCGTCGGGCTCGTCGGGCTCGTCGGGCTCGTCCGAGGCTGGCGGGCGCACCACTACCACCACCACGAGCGAGGGCGACGGCACTGGCAGCGGAGGTGGCACGTCGACGACGGCACCGGACGACGGCGGCTCGTCGACGACGGCGCCCGACGGCTCGGGGGACGGGTCCGGGTCGGGGTCCGGGTCGGGCGACGGGTCGGGGGACGGGTCCGGCGACACCGGCGCGGCCGGCCCGACGACGAGCATCTCGATCCCCTCCGACCTGCTCGACCCCACCACCACGACCCCGCTGGCCGCCGCGACCTCGGTCCCGTCCGCGCCGGCGGGCTGA